The genomic stretch CCGACTTGAAAGCGTCGATGGCTTTCTACGAAGCGGTCGGCTTCACCAACAATCCTGACTTCACCGACGACACGGCTGCCTGCATGGTCTGGAGCGACGCGATCTATGTGATGTTGCTGACTCACGACAAGTGGAAAACGTTTACGGACCGCCCTATTCCCTCGACAACTTCCAGCGAAGTAATGCTGTGTTTCAATCTGGACAGCCGAGCAGAGGTCGATGCAATCAATCGACTTGCCGGCGAACATGGAGGAACCGCCGACATCAATCCGTCTCTCGATCATGGTTTCATGTTCAGTCGATTCTTTTCAGATCTCGATGGACACGTTTGGGAACCTCTTTGGATGGACCCGGCTGCGATTCCGCCGAGTTCTCAGGATGAAACTGGCCAAGGAGCCTCAACATGAAATACATGTTATTAATCTACGGCAGCGAAGACGACTGGACGCAAGAGCAGCATGAATCCTGCATGATCGAATCGTCGAGAATCAGCGAGGAGTTGAAGCAACAAGGCAAGTTGGTCGAGTCGGCTCCGCTACGAAGCGTCACCACAGCGACCAGCGTACGAGTGCGTGACGGCAAAAAACAAATCACCGACGGCCCGTTCGCCGAAACCGCCGAGCAACTTGGCGGCTACTACATACTCGATGTCGACAACCTCGATGAAGCCATCGCGATCGCCGCGAAGCTACCTCCCGCAAGCAAAGGCACTGTCGAAATCCGTCCGATCGAACCACTTCCCGCTCAAGCTCAATCACCGACTCATTGAATGAAATTGCATCCATGAAAATTGAAACAAAAGTGACGCCGTGGCTTACCTTCACGACGCAAGCGAAAGAGGCTGCCGAGTTTTACACCTCAGTCATACCGGACTCGCAAATCTTGAGTATCCAAAACAATCCCGCGACCAGCGGAGTGCTCGTCGTCAACTTCGTGCTTGGCGGCTTGCCGGTTTGTGCTCTCAACGCCGGACAAGACTTCGGCTTCAGCAATGCATTTTCATTTTCTGTCGCTTGTGACGACCAGGACGAGATTGATACGTTGAGAATTTCAGCACACTGAGGCGGACCGCACTAAGCCTGCTGAAGCACGAAAAGACAGCCAAGTTTGTAGTGAAGAACAGACGACTTACGACCGGATGGGATGACAGGTCGTTTTCAGCCAGTGATTCCCAGTGCAATCGCCTATCCTTAGGGCTCTGTCCTTGGTTGTCATGCGGTGGGTGGAGAGCCGTTCACAATGACTCATGGAGCGAGCAGGATGGAGTGCTTTCTCACTGAGGCTGAACGGTGCAGAGGTTTGTGACGCATCGACACGGAAATCCGCGCCCAGATGATGGATGGCACCGGACGCAGCACCGGACGCAGCTTTGAGTCCTGCGAGGGAGTCGTACGAAATACTTAGAGGTGCCTTTCGTGGCTGGCACCTTGGGGGCGACTCATTACAATTCAGCGAAAGGCAGCTTGCGTGGATGGATCTGTGTTCGAATCCGCTGAATCGTTTCTGCCAGAACTTCGCGATCTAAATTAAAGAGACTTGTGTGGACTTTCCGGTAATCGTGACAGCAATCTTTGGAGCTTTTGTCGTCTTTGGAGGAGTCATGGGCTATGTCAAAGCTGCAAGCAAGGCTTCTTTGATCGCAGGCAGCATCACTGGCGGACTCCTTCTGCTCTCGGCGTTTCTGATTGCGAGAGGCATTACAGCAGGGGCAATTCTAGGGATAGTTGTTTCGCTACTGTTGATTGGCCAGTTTGGCCCCTCGTTGCTGAAGAAGTTCAAGATAATGCCAAACCTGCTGGTGGTCGTCCTGGGTTTCATCACCGTCGGCACGCTCCTTTTCAGTTTTTTTAAATAGGTCCCGTGAATCAAAGCGGACGGCGGGCGATGTCGGTTCCATGCGTCCATTCAAGACCCGCGTCTCTTTTGGTCGTCCTTCAATGGCTGGAACCAATCGGAGAGTCGATCAAATCAAAAACTCGCGTCGGTGTTTCCTGATTGAGATCGCCTTTGGCTACCACCATTCGGGTGGAGCCCGTTTTGGCTGCCACACTGGTCCCCTTTTTGACTGCCATCTCCAGGGCAGTTCCAACAGCTGGAAACTACACTGCACTGGAGACGTTGGCGGTTCCGGCGGATCAGGCTTGGTCGGTTTCTTGGCCAGCGAGGGTTCCAGTGGCAGACAGACGGCCAGCAAGGGGGCAAAGATCAGCATCGTCAACAAACCTCCAATGACAGATGAACTGCGACGTGTTGAGTGGCGCGGTCGAGTGACGCGGTCGTAACGCAAGCGAAGATGTCGGTTCATCGGTTTATCTCCCGAGCTGGCCTGCGGTAGAATCAAATGGCCTCTCCCCGGAGCTCGCTGACCAAACGCCCTGGGGGTGGCATCAGGCCGGTGAGTGGTTGCTTCGCGGCTGTTGCTCACCGGCCGCTTTCTTGATTCGTTACGTTGTTCACGTAGGCCAGGACTTGTCCTGGCACGCGTTCGAATTGCCAGGACAAGTCCTGGCCTACTTAGCTTGCTTTGTCTCGTCAGCTGCTATGTCATTTGCAAAACCCTTTCTGGTTTGGGTGTGTCGAGCAATCGGTGACCCAGGGTGCGTCAATTGATTGCGTACACCGCGGGCGTTCCACAAATCGATTGGGTTATGACAACCTCAGATCTAGCAAGTCCTCCTCCAGCCAACCGGCGCTGTCGTCTTCGTCATCCATGACATAGAGTTGGTCAACGGCCTGAGGATCGATCGTCGCACGAACTCGGGAACTGTTGTGTGTTTGCTGGTTGAGGTGGTTGTCCGACATCCCCGACACGTTGTCATGCAAAGCATGAGTTGCCGGTCGATGTGTCATCTCCTGACATCCATCAATCAGTTGGTGGCCGGGGCGTCAGCACAAAGCCACGTTTGACTCCATCATTGGAGATCACACCCGCGATTTGCCCGAACCCATCATCCGTCGTTCGGTTGTTCAACGCATAGATGCTGGAAAAATCACTGCCGAACCAGTCCGCCGCATCATCAGAGTCAGTCAGATCGATCAACTCATCTGGGTGAAGGTAACCGTGTTGATCATGATAGATTAGGTAGTTAGTGATGAAATCGTCTTGGTCGTTGATCGATTCGGGAAAACCCAGTGCAGTCTTGTCGAGCAACACGAGGAACTCCGGTTTTTCGTAGATTCGAAAGCACGCGGTCACGGTTTTTTGACCTTTGCCTGGATAATATATCGATTTCCCAAGCACGACCCCCTTATTGTTGATTTCACTAACCGAGAGATAGTTGCTATCGATTTCCGGAAACGTTTCTTTGGGGAGTGCGACTCCGTCGTCGTCTATCTGACAGCGAAAAACAATGCGATCCTCATCGGGACCATCAGGGTACCATTGGCCCGCAATTTCACGGTTGTCATTGATCGAGAGGTACGTGATTCGTCCGAGGTCAAGAGCGACTGGGATCTCGGTTTCGTCGTAGAGCCCCGGGACGTACAGGTTGTACAGATATGCTTCAAACCATCCGTCAGCATCCTCGTACGAAACGACGATGTCACCTAAAAGGTTGATTCCCGCAACCCAATCGCGCATGCCGATATTGTCCGGATTAAGCTCGATCAGCTGGTGTGGGGTGACATTCATGTTGATGGCACATGCTCGCCACAGATTATTTGATTCATCCTTGCGTTTAAGATTCGCGACGATGTCTCCTAAATCGTTGATGCCCCAGACATGTGTTATTTGCCAGCCGTCGGGGATACCTGCATTTTCGTCGTAATCAAGATCGTTGAGATCGATGACCCGATCCGGGTATCCGGGATGGTCGTAGACGAAACCGTATTGGTTCTCACCTGCGTCTTGGAGTTCGGCGTAACTGCCGACAACGCATCCAAAATTGTTAATGTCGAAGACCAACAAACCGTATCCGTTATTGGGCAAATTAAAGAAGTCGATCTGGTACAGCACCGGAGGCGGATCTGGATCTGTGGTCGGCTTCTTGGCCAGCGAGGTTTCCAGTGGCAGACAGACTGCCAACAAGAGGGCGATGATCAATGTCATCGACAACCCTCCGATCACATGGGCGCGTCCAGGACTTGAGCGACGCGGTCGAGTCGTGTGGCGGTACGGCAAGCTCGTTTCTCGTTTCATCGGTCTATCTCCCTGTTTGGTCTGCAGTACAATGAAATGGACGCGCCCCGGAAACGCGCAGACCAAGCGTCCTGGGTCGCATCAGGCCGGTGAGTGGTTGCTTCGCGGCTGTTGCTCACCGGCCGCTTTCTTGATTCGTTACGTTGTTCACGTAGGCCAGGACTTGTCCTGGCACGCGTTCGAATTGCCAGGACAAGTCCTGGCCTACTTAGCTATAATGCAAAAGGCCATGTTCCCACGGGCACGCAAAACGAGCCGCGTGGGGAGATGTCTTGCCCGGCGAGGGTCGTGATTGCCGTCGCCAACCTCGCCGGGCGCTTTTTTGTATAGCTTTCGTAGAGTGGATTAAGGGACGTACTTTGGCTCCTCGGTTTGGAGGTCTGGCATATCGGTGGACCGAATTTCCCCGGCCGCATGAATCAATGCCCTCGCTTCTTGATCCAACACCTTCAACTCGACGCGTTTGGTCCAGGATGAAGTAGCTGGGATTTTTTGTTTGATTTCCGTTGCGTCCGCGAGAACCTGACGAGCTTGGTACACGTGCCCCAAGCGTTGGCGCGCCATCGCCAGGAAATAGAGTGAACATGCCAAATTGCCATGTTGGTTAGGATCTGATGAAGATTCGATTTGATCGGCCACTTCTGTTAACATGTCGGCAGCGGCCTTAAACTGCTCGTTTCGGTAAAAGGCTGCTCCTAGGCAAAGTTTAGATTGATATCCACCAACACCATTCAATTCCGCGCGGGCTAAGCGAAGAACCGTCTCGCTATCCAGTTGACTGTTCTCTATCAGGACGCATAGCCAAGCTACATGCATACCGGAGGAAGGAACTTCTGTGTTTGCAAACGCTTTCAGCAATGCGTCGCAGTGCCGACGATAGGCTTGTGGTTTCCCGGCACCGAGCAGCGACTGGCCATACCACATAGCAGCATGGAAAGACCGACGAAGCCCAGGTCCGATGGCTTTAGCGAACTCCTGTGACGCCCTCTCAAAGTCACCGATTTTTGCGCTGGCATGCCCGCGAAGCTGCCAGAAACTAAGGCTATCCGGTGCAAGCTTTAACACTTTCCGCAATCGAGCTTCCTCGTCGGCATCACTTGTTTGTCGTGGTGATCGATAGTATGCCCAGGCCAACTCTCCTCTTTTACTCCCCTGCTCGGAATATTCGTATGCCTTCGTGGCGTCCCACACGTGAATCTCTCCGCTGTCGGTGGCGGCCGCCAGACGCTTGCCGTCTGGGCTCCAGATTACCTGTCCGACGCCATCATCAAGTTGGAATCGCAGAAGATCTTGTCCGTTGCCTGCCGCACACACCTTGACCATGCCGTCTTCTGAAGCCGAGACAATCCGCCGACCGTCGGGGCTCCATGCGAGAAAGCGAACCGGTGTGTCTGAAAGTCGATTGCTGTATCGAGTTAGCCCTGAGTCGACATCAACAGCCTCGACAGTTCCTCTGTCGGTGCCCGCGATAAACGTTTGGCTATCTGGATTCCAGGCGAGGCTAGTTACGATCGGACCCCGCTGAGCCGCAAGCATGTGTTTCAGAATGGTGACGCCACGTGAGACATCCACTATATACACATGCGGCCGATATGCCGGACCGCCGTCGTCACCTTCCTGACCTAGCGCGGGGATGGCGATTCGAGTTCCATCCGGACACCAAGCCATCGCGTTTGAGATATCGCGATGAGAAGGAACCCCCGCGTGACGCCAAATGGAAATTCGTTTTTCGTGGTCAACATCCCACAGTTCCACGCTCGTTCTCGCGCCGATACCTATTCTAATAGCAAGCTTCGTCCCGTCCCTGGACCAGGCGACGCCTTGGACTCGATCGTCAGAATCTTGCTCCCATATTGAATGGACTGCCCCAGTCGTTCCGTCAAGAATCCGAATGTCTTTTCGGTTGTCTTTGGGGAGGCAAGCAACGAGACGGCGGTCAGGCCCCCAATGCGTTAGCCCGTCAGCAAGTGCTGGTTCGACCTTTCGCCGACTTCCATCGGTTGCACCCCAGAAGGATGTCGAATGCTCGATCGCATCAACTGCGACGATCGTTTCACTGTCTGGTAGCCATGAAAGTAACTGAATTGGGTTGCCTGTGGACAGAACAGGTGGTTGGAACGGCAAGTTTAAGTCCCAAGTCATCAAGTATCCATCATCGTCAGCCGTCACCAACTGCTGTGAGTCCGGGCTCCACGCGACAGACGATACTGACCCCATGGGGCCGTACAATGCTGGTGCAGCTTTGTCGTCAGCGGGATTCAAGATAGACATGAATCCGCTGTTTGCTACTGCTATTTTTCTACCGTCGGGGCGCCAAGCAACGGCATAGCCCCGTGCCTGCTCTCGATCTTCTCGCCGTATCACAGTCCAATCGGACCGTCGCACCAGGAACCAGCCTTCCGTGGTGCTTACTGCCAGCTGGTTGCTTTCAGGATGCCAAGAGAGTTGAACTCGGTAGCCAACACCGCGTTCGCCCAAATCCTCAAGATACGCGACGAGCTCCCCAGTTTTCGGATTCCATACTTTCACGTCGTGCCATTTGGTGCTCGCGGCCAACATCTCGCCGTCGGGACTCCAGGCGAGATCCGAAACAAAATCGACTGCCTCGAACTTCTTAATCGGTGCCCCTGCCGCGACGTCCCAAATCCATACTTCCTTGTCCATGCCTCCAGACGCTAGCTGCTTGCTATCGGGGCTCCAGTTGACGCACCAGACGCTCGACGTGTGCCCACGTAATTCTGTGAGTTCGTCGGATTGTCGATTCCAGATATAGATGCAACTGTCATCGCTGCAAGTTCCCCAGGCATACATCTGACTGTCCGGGCTCCAACATCCACGCATCCTTATAAGCCGGGATGGCACAAGGCTGCGAAAACATTCGCCTGTCTCCGCGCTGACGACCATTCCGGCAATCGCGATGTATTTGCCATCCGGGCTCCACGTCGCGTTCGATTCACCACCGGAAGGGTAATAGAAGAAGGTTCGTGTTTCTGGATGACATAAGGAGAAAAGATAATACCACTCCCACCCGCGACGATCCTCCTGGTCCAAGAACGGCAAATGACGGATCAACTTCTGTTCAAGCCGCTCTGTTTCACCCTGTTGCTGATCAATCTGACCGGAAACGATCTCTGAGTAATACTGGTTCAACAACGCAGCGTTCCGTTGCT from Novipirellula artificiosorum encodes the following:
- a CDS encoding protein kinase domain-containing protein, producing the protein MATTRLKKDEIFNAAAEIDDLEKRAAYIDQACGEDVELRTEVEGLLRYDDTKDSFLDWSAPGLGLHNDQAISEQVGGRIGPYTLRKLLGEGGMGVVFLAEQEQPIRRQVALKVIKPGMDTKNVIARFEVERQALAMMDHPNIAHVLDVGTTEFGRPYFVMDLVPGVAVTDYCDRHKLSTPERLKLFVSICQAVQHAHQKGIIHRDIKPSNVLVTLNEDLPVAKIIDFGLAKAINQRLSDVTANTQVSQIVGTPKYMSPEQADLSSTDIDTRSDVYSLGVLLYELLTGTTPFSQQQLDDAGFIEMRRIIREQEPTRPSNQVSTFGAQELSTIADERGEDPSHLCHILRSELDWIAMKALEKDRDRRYESASAFAADVQRYLAGEAVEACPPSTTYRLKKFARRNRVAILTASLIACSMLIGTGVSVRQASRAIEAEGMASANLVQARKDRADALDAWAIAKKLEQVAKQQRNAALLNQYYSEIVSGQIDQQQGETERLEQKLIRHLPFLDQEDRRGWEWYYLFSLCHPETRTFFYYPSGGESNATWSPDGKYIAIAGMVVSAETGECFRSLVPSRLIRMRGCWSPDSQMYAWGTCSDDSCIYIWNRQSDELTELRGHTSSVWCVNWSPDSKQLASGGMDKEVWIWDVAAGAPIKKFEAVDFVSDLAWSPDGEMLAASTKWHDVKVWNPKTGELVAYLEDLGERGVGYRVQLSWHPESNQLAVSTTEGWFLVRRSDWTVIRREDREQARGYAVAWRPDGRKIAVANSGFMSILNPADDKAAPALYGPMGSVSSVAWSPDSQQLVTADDDGYLMTWDLNLPFQPPVLSTGNPIQLLSWLPDSETIVAVDAIEHSTSFWGATDGSRRKVEPALADGLTHWGPDRRLVACLPKDNRKDIRILDGTTGAVHSIWEQDSDDRVQGVAWSRDGTKLAIRIGIGARTSVELWDVDHEKRISIWRHAGVPSHRDISNAMAWCPDGTRIAIPALGQEGDDGGPAYRPHVYIVDVSRGVTILKHMLAAQRGPIVTSLAWNPDSQTFIAGTDRGTVEAVDVDSGLTRYSNRLSDTPVRFLAWSPDGRRIVSASEDGMVKVCAAGNGQDLLRFQLDDGVGQVIWSPDGKRLAAATDSGEIHVWDATKAYEYSEQGSKRGELAWAYYRSPRQTSDADEEARLRKVLKLAPDSLSFWQLRGHASAKIGDFERASQEFAKAIGPGLRRSFHAAMWYGQSLLGAGKPQAYRRHCDALLKAFANTEVPSSGMHVAWLCVLIENSQLDSETVLRLARAELNGVGGYQSKLCLGAAFYRNEQFKAAADMLTEVADQIESSSDPNQHGNLACSLYFLAMARQRLGHVYQARQVLADATEIKQKIPATSSWTKRVELKVLDQEARALIHAAGEIRSTDMPDLQTEEPKYVP
- a CDS encoding TMEM14 family protein codes for the protein MDFPVIVTAIFGAFVVFGGVMGYVKAASKASLIAGSITGGLLLLSAFLIARGITAGAILGIVVSLLLIGQFGPSLLKKFKIMPNLLVVVLGFITVGTLLFSFFK
- a CDS encoding YciI family protein; its protein translation is MKYMLLIYGSEDDWTQEQHESCMIESSRISEELKQQGKLVESAPLRSVTTATSVRVRDGKKQITDGPFAETAEQLGGYYILDVDNLDEAIAIAAKLPPASKGTVEIRPIEPLPAQAQSPTH
- a CDS encoding VOC family protein produces the protein MSKSVFVNLPVADLKASMAFYEAVGFTNNPDFTDDTAACMVWSDAIYVMLLTHDKWKTFTDRPIPSTTSSEVMLCFNLDSRAEVDAINRLAGEHGGTADINPSLDHGFMFSRFFSDLDGHVWEPLWMDPAAIPPSSQDETGQGAST
- a CDS encoding VOC family protein yields the protein MKIETKVTPWLTFTTQAKEAAEFYTSVIPDSQILSIQNNPATSGVLVVNFVLGGLPVCALNAGQDFGFSNAFSFSVACDDQDEIDTLRISAH